In one window of Opitutus sp. GAS368 DNA:
- a CDS encoding RNA methyltransferase, translating into MKPSPSSKEMNVCGWQAVSTLFARHPAEVRRLFFDAATGKRAGEFCSQLAAQKKVYRQVDAAELDKIAGSKLHGGIVAVIAERPLRKVTREVLAEWARAKAQLLLLDRVSNANNVGAIVRTAAFFGVQSIIVPDHPGQAVPGEAAWRVAEGGMEFVDFYRVPALAPFCAELKRSHYLVGTSLRGNQLSPSVARERGLPKPPAIILGNEERGMAPEIMTQCDRLVKIPGADTVESLNVSAAAAVLCWEFFGPH; encoded by the coding sequence ATGAAGCCTTCCCCCTCGTCCAAGGAAATGAATGTCTGCGGCTGGCAGGCGGTGTCGACGCTGTTCGCCCGCCATCCGGCCGAGGTGCGGCGGCTGTTCTTCGACGCGGCGACCGGCAAGCGGGCGGGGGAATTCTGCTCGCAGCTGGCCGCGCAGAAGAAGGTCTACCGGCAGGTGGACGCGGCCGAGCTCGACAAGATCGCCGGCAGCAAGCTGCACGGCGGCATCGTGGCGGTCATCGCCGAGCGGCCGCTGCGCAAGGTGACGCGCGAGGTGCTGGCGGAGTGGGCGCGGGCCAAGGCGCAGTTGCTGCTGCTCGACCGCGTGAGCAACGCCAACAACGTCGGCGCCATTGTGCGGACCGCGGCGTTCTTCGGCGTGCAGTCGATCATCGTGCCCGATCATCCCGGGCAGGCCGTGCCGGGCGAGGCGGCCTGGCGCGTGGCCGAGGGCGGGATGGAGTTTGTAGATTTCTACCGCGTGCCGGCCCTGGCGCCTTTCTGCGCGGAGCTGAAGCGCAGCCATTACCTCGTCGGCACCAGCCTGCGCGGCAACCAACTCTCACCCAGCGTGGCCCGGGAACGCGGCCTGCCAAAACCGCCGGCGATCATCCTCGGCAACGAGGAACGCGGTATGGCGCCGGAGATCATGACGCAGTGCGACCGGTTGGTGAAGATCCCCGGCGCCGACACGGTCGAGTCGCTCAACGTCTCCGCGGCGGCCGCGGTCCTCTGCTGGGAATTTTTCGGACCGCACTGA
- the kynU gene encoding kynureninase produces the protein MRSPAALDQADPLARFRAEFFLPPGRIYLDGNSLGPLSRRAEAHVQRVLDEWRALGISGWTDAAPPWITLSETVAASVAPLVGAAPDEVAVTGSTTTNLHQLLATLFDPAAPRKVILADELNFSSDLHALHSHLRQRGLDPTRHLRLIKSRDGRTLRPEDISAAFTPDVQLAVLPAVQFVSGQLLDLAALTKAAHDRGVLIGWDCSHSIGAVPHTLDRDGADFAFWCHYKYLNAGPGAVGGLYFNRRHLGRAPGLAGWWGVRPDRRFALVAQHEPAPDASALHIGTPHLLSVAPLLGSLELIAEAGGVSALRAKSLALTSFLMERADRELAGLGFTVANPRAEAERGGHVALAHPEAWRICQALKAAGVVPDFRRPDIIRLAPAPLYNTFADCAGAIAQLQAIVRTAAHEKFSTQRALVT, from the coding sequence GTGCGTTCCCCCGCCGCCCTGGACCAAGCCGACCCCCTCGCCCGGTTTCGCGCGGAATTTTTCCTGCCCCCCGGCCGGATCTACCTCGACGGCAATTCGCTCGGGCCGCTGTCCCGGCGCGCCGAGGCCCACGTGCAGCGTGTCCTCGACGAGTGGCGCGCGCTCGGCATCAGCGGCTGGACCGACGCCGCGCCGCCTTGGATCACCCTCAGCGAGACCGTGGCCGCGTCGGTCGCCCCGCTTGTCGGCGCCGCGCCGGACGAGGTGGCCGTCACCGGCTCGACCACGACCAACCTGCACCAGCTCCTCGCCACGCTGTTCGACCCCGCCGCACCGCGAAAGGTCATCCTGGCGGACGAACTGAACTTTTCCTCCGACCTGCATGCCCTGCACAGCCATCTGCGCCAGCGCGGGCTCGACCCGACCCGGCACCTGCGGCTCATCAAAAGCCGTGACGGCCGCACGCTGCGTCCCGAGGACATCAGCGCGGCGTTCACCCCCGACGTGCAGCTGGCCGTGCTGCCGGCCGTGCAGTTCGTCAGCGGGCAATTGCTCGATCTCGCGGCGCTGACCAAGGCCGCGCACGACCGCGGCGTGCTGATCGGTTGGGATTGCTCGCACTCGATCGGCGCCGTGCCGCACACGCTCGACCGCGACGGGGCGGACTTCGCCTTCTGGTGCCACTACAAATACCTCAACGCCGGCCCCGGCGCGGTCGGTGGATTGTATTTCAACCGCCGCCACCTCGGGCGCGCCCCCGGGCTCGCCGGCTGGTGGGGCGTGCGTCCCGACCGGCGTTTCGCGCTCGTCGCGCAGCACGAACCGGCGCCGGATGCCTCGGCCCTGCATATCGGCACACCGCACCTGCTCAGCGTCGCACCGCTGCTCGGTTCGCTCGAGCTCATCGCCGAGGCCGGCGGCGTGTCCGCCCTGCGCGCCAAGTCGCTCGCGCTGACCTCCTTCCTGATGGAACGGGCGGACCGCGAGCTGGCCGGGCTGGGTTTCACCGTCGCCAACCCGCGGGCCGAGGCCGAACGCGGCGGCCACGTGGCGCTGGCCCACCCCGAGGCCTGGCGGATCTGCCAGGCGCTGAAGGCCGCGGGGGTTGTGCCGGACTTCCGCCGGCCCGACATCATCCGGCTCGCTCCCGCGCCGCTCTACAACACCTTTGCCGACTGCGCGGGGGCCATCGCGCAGCTGCAGGCCATTGTCCGCACGGCTGCCCACGAGAAATTTTCAACACAACGCGCCCTCGTCACATGA
- a CDS encoding class I SAM-dependent methyltransferase, producing the protein MPPLYDFSQLPVDRTLAPGDGMVSPENPEQYFELGRRALELIHFSAELCDKPHYPDILDLPCGHGRVLRWLRAHYGYANITACDLDRGGVDFCAAQFGTKPIYSKPDLSQLSFQSQFDLIWVGSLVTHLRRDRWLATLDCLVKWTREFGVIVFTTQGRNVSSLLVRGRRHVAEDIDKPALLEEYARTGFAYQRYASSNAEEDYGLALSSPEWVMRTLQRYPDIIVRAYLEEAWGTQDVVILYKKSGHYEPLLGVPEMNAAVAPAAAGTPGLLRKLFGR; encoded by the coding sequence ATGCCTCCTCTTTACGATTTCAGCCAGTTGCCGGTTGATCGCACCCTTGCACCCGGCGACGGCATGGTGTCACCGGAAAACCCCGAGCAATACTTCGAACTTGGGCGGCGAGCACTGGAGTTGATTCACTTCTCCGCAGAGCTGTGCGACAAACCGCACTACCCTGACATTCTCGACCTGCCCTGTGGTCACGGCCGCGTGCTGCGCTGGCTCCGCGCCCACTATGGCTACGCTAACATCACCGCCTGCGATCTTGACCGTGGCGGGGTTGATTTCTGCGCCGCCCAGTTCGGCACCAAACCGATCTACTCCAAGCCCGACCTGAGCCAGCTTTCATTCCAATCCCAATTCGATCTCATCTGGGTCGGCTCCCTCGTCACGCACCTACGACGTGATCGCTGGCTGGCCACGCTCGATTGCCTCGTCAAGTGGACGCGCGAATTCGGCGTCATTGTCTTCACGACGCAGGGCCGCAATGTCTCCAGTTTGCTCGTGCGCGGCCGTCGCCATGTGGCCGAGGACATTGACAAGCCCGCGCTGCTCGAGGAATACGCCCGTACCGGTTTCGCCTACCAGCGCTACGCCAGCAGCAACGCCGAGGAGGATTACGGCCTGGCGCTCAGCTCGCCCGAGTGGGTCATGCGCACCCTGCAGCGCTACCCCGATATCATCGTGCGCGCCTACTTGGAGGAGGCGTGGGGCACGCAGGACGTGGTCATTCTCTACAAGAAATCCGGCCACTACGAACCGCTGCTCGGTGTGCCCGAGATGAACGCGGCCGTGGCGCCCGCGGCCGCAGGAACCCCCGGTTTGTTGCGCAAGCTGTTCGGGCGCTGA
- a CDS encoding 3-deoxy-7-phosphoheptulonate synthase, translating into MHQPTSDLRISTARPLLSPAILEEDLPLPDAGATLVQAARRVVGDILAGRDDRLLAIVGPCSIHDPAAALDYAKKLKPVADRLARDLLVVMRVYFEKPRTTIGWKGLINDPHLDGSFQVNTGLRLARQLMLDINAAGLPIGTEFLDTTLGQYYADLVSWAAIGARTTESQIHRELASGLSMPVGFKNRTDGDLQVAVDAIVSARHPHCFPSLTREGAPAVLGTTGNPECHLVLRGGAGGPNYDALHVARARALLVKAGLSAVVLIDCSHGNSGKQHDQQPAVAADLAAQVAGGERAIIGVMLESNLIGGAQKYEPGKVPVYGQSITDACLSFDETVPVLEKLAQAVAARRTAK; encoded by the coding sequence ATGCACCAGCCCACCTCCGACCTCCGCATCAGCACGGCCCGCCCGCTGCTCTCGCCGGCCATCCTCGAGGAGGACCTGCCGCTGCCGGATGCCGGCGCCACCCTGGTGCAGGCGGCCCGCCGGGTCGTTGGCGACATCCTGGCCGGCCGCGACGACCGGTTGCTGGCCATTGTCGGCCCGTGCTCGATTCACGACCCGGCGGCGGCGCTCGACTACGCGAAAAAACTGAAGCCCGTGGCCGACCGCCTCGCCCGCGACCTGCTGGTGGTGATGCGCGTCTATTTTGAAAAACCCCGCACGACCATCGGCTGGAAGGGCCTGATCAACGACCCGCACCTCGACGGCAGCTTCCAGGTCAACACCGGCCTGCGCCTTGCCCGCCAGCTGATGCTGGACATCAACGCCGCCGGCCTGCCCATCGGCACCGAGTTCCTCGACACCACGCTCGGCCAATATTACGCCGACCTCGTCTCGTGGGCCGCGATCGGTGCGCGCACGACCGAGAGCCAGATCCACCGCGAGCTCGCCTCCGGCCTCTCGATGCCCGTCGGCTTCAAGAACCGCACCGACGGCGACCTGCAGGTGGCGGTCGACGCCATCGTCTCGGCCCGGCACCCGCACTGCTTCCCATCCCTCACCCGCGAGGGCGCCCCGGCCGTGCTCGGCACCACCGGCAACCCCGAATGCCATCTGGTTCTCCGCGGCGGGGCCGGCGGCCCCAATTACGATGCTCTGCACGTCGCCCGCGCCCGCGCCCTGCTCGTCAAGGCCGGCCTGTCGGCCGTTGTCTTGATCGACTGCAGCCATGGCAACAGCGGCAAGCAGCACGACCAGCAACCGGCGGTCGCCGCCGATCTCGCCGCGCAGGTGGCCGGCGGCGAGCGCGCCATCATCGGCGTCATGCTCGAGAGCAACCTGATCGGCGGCGCCCAAAAATACGAACCGGGCAAAGTGCCGGTCTACGGCCAGAGCATCACCGACGCCTGCCTCTCGTTCGACGAGACCGTGCCGGTGCTCGAAAAACTGGCGCAAGCTGTCGCGGCGCGCCGCACCGCGAAGTAA
- a CDS encoding cyclase family protein, with protein sequence MKLHDISRPIYTNMPVWPGDTPAEFAFAHTKAAGYAANVGRLRLSLHAGTHADAPYHYNDAGRKIDEVPVDTYVGPARVVDIRGQTLITPALLAAHDFAATPRVLFKSDSWTDPTVFPTTWPLLSADTPAWLAARSVALIGFDVPSVDEITSKDLPIHHACDAAGLVIVENLDLRAVAPGVYELIALPLRIKGGDGSPLRAVLRGHD encoded by the coding sequence ATGAAGCTCCACGACATCAGCCGCCCGATTTATACCAACATGCCCGTCTGGCCCGGCGACACGCCCGCCGAGTTCGCCTTCGCCCACACCAAGGCCGCCGGCTACGCGGCCAATGTCGGCCGGCTGCGCCTCAGCCTGCACGCCGGCACCCACGCCGACGCGCCGTATCACTACAACGACGCCGGCCGGAAGATCGACGAGGTGCCCGTCGACACCTACGTGGGCCCGGCCCGGGTTGTGGACATCCGCGGCCAGACGCTGATCACCCCCGCCTTGCTCGCCGCCCACGACTTCGCCGCAACCCCGCGCGTGCTGTTCAAGAGCGATTCGTGGACCGACCCCACCGTCTTCCCCACCACCTGGCCGCTGCTGTCCGCCGACACGCCGGCGTGGCTCGCCGCCCGCAGCGTCGCACTCATCGGTTTCGACGTGCCCTCCGTGGACGAGATCACCAGCAAGGACCTGCCGATCCACCACGCCTGCGATGCCGCCGGGCTGGTCATCGTGGAAAACCTCGACCTGCGCGCCGTGGCCCCGGGGGTCTACGAACTGATCGCCCTGCCGCTCCGCATCAAGGGCGGCGACGGCTCGCCGCTCCGCGCCGTGCTGCGCGGCCACGATTGA
- the msrB gene encoding peptide-methionine (R)-S-oxide reductase MsrB — MKKWPLFLTALLGAAVLVASGLRAADSKMKSTKPTAPKDALECRPGEISACGLPSNVVIDMSKARVQHTDAEWQKLLTPRQYQVARQQGTEPPFENEFWDNHADGVYFSVCSETPLFDSRDKFDSGTGWPSFTKPIEKALVGETTDTSYGMTRVEVHSNVDGAHLGHVFDDGPRPTGLRYCINSASLRFMPRAAYDAWVAKNSAAAKK; from the coding sequence ATGAAGAAGTGGCCCCTCTTTCTCACCGCCTTGCTGGGCGCGGCCGTGCTGGTCGCCAGCGGGCTCCGCGCCGCCGATTCCAAAATGAAATCCACGAAACCCACCGCCCCCAAGGACGCCCTCGAGTGCCGACCCGGTGAAATCTCCGCGTGCGGCCTGCCGTCGAACGTCGTCATCGACATGAGCAAGGCCCGTGTGCAGCACACCGACGCCGAGTGGCAGAAGCTGCTCACGCCGCGCCAATACCAGGTCGCCCGGCAGCAGGGCACCGAGCCGCCCTTCGAGAACGAATTTTGGGACAACCACGCCGATGGCGTTTACTTTTCCGTGTGCAGCGAAACGCCGCTCTTCGACAGCCGCGACAAGTTCGATTCCGGCACGGGCTGGCCAAGCTTCACGAAGCCGATCGAGAAGGCGCTGGTCGGCGAGACGACCGATACCAGCTACGGCATGACGCGCGTCGAGGTGCATTCCAATGTGGACGGCGCGCATCTCGGGCACGTGTTCGACGATGGCCCGCGCCCGACCGGCCTGCGCTACTGCATCAATTCCGCCTCGCTCCGTTTCATGCCCCGCGCTGCCTACGACGCGTGGGTGGCGAAGAACAGCGCCGCCGCGAAGAAGTAA
- a CDS encoding DUF1343 domain-containing protein: MSRRSLVKLSLGAVVLGALALALGCASKPAKAADKPAPATPPVVLPPLPPPEKLPRVMLGIDVLEAEGFKAVAGKKIGLLTHPAGVNRRGESTVDVLRRAPGVRLVSLFAPEHGFDGVVKAGENFTNTVDKRTGLPVYALYGQGLEKSKAMVKGLDALVIDLQDIGARSYTFNVIMSHAMEACFTNGVEVIVLDRPNPLGGLKVDGPPLDPENISGVGAYPRMPYVHGLTMGEIALMTKNGSGAISSLKLTDAVRAKGRLTVIPMRGWTRNMRWPDTELKWVPTSPNIPSFEAAVGYAMVGLGTQHSPWEWGIGREYHFRGISYPKKTPDEIIKAMDAYKIPGLAFVKRPGTDRDGKPITGVYVEVTDWDAWHPTELSFYMHKQAAKWSRLNPFAALTTNEQRSFRIHVGSTAWLSSLQREGSKVDVPLFLKNWAERAAIYQEQTKKFWLYPWGDPAPAAAPGKK, encoded by the coding sequence ATGTCCCGCCGGTCCCTCGTGAAGCTTTCCCTCGGCGCCGTGGTCCTCGGGGCCCTGGCCCTCGCGCTGGGCTGCGCCAGCAAGCCGGCCAAGGCCGCGGACAAGCCCGCGCCCGCCACGCCACCGGTGGTCCTGCCCCCCCTTCCGCCGCCGGAGAAACTGCCGCGGGTCATGCTGGGCATCGACGTGCTTGAGGCGGAGGGCTTCAAGGCGGTCGCCGGCAAGAAAATCGGCCTGCTCACCCACCCCGCCGGCGTGAACCGCCGCGGCGAAAGCACGGTCGACGTCCTGCGCCGCGCGCCCGGTGTCCGGCTCGTCTCGCTGTTCGCGCCCGAGCACGGCTTCGATGGCGTGGTCAAGGCCGGGGAAAATTTCACCAACACCGTGGACAAGCGCACCGGCCTGCCCGTGTATGCGCTCTATGGCCAGGGCCTCGAGAAGTCCAAGGCCATGGTCAAGGGCCTCGATGCTCTAGTGATCGACCTGCAGGACATCGGCGCGCGCTCCTACACGTTCAACGTCATCATGAGCCACGCGATGGAGGCGTGCTTCACCAACGGCGTGGAGGTGATCGTGCTCGACCGGCCCAATCCGCTGGGCGGCCTGAAAGTCGACGGCCCGCCGCTCGACCCCGAGAACATCAGCGGGGTCGGCGCCTATCCCCGCATGCCCTACGTGCACGGCCTGACCATGGGCGAGATCGCGCTGATGACCAAGAACGGTTCGGGCGCCATTTCCAGCCTGAAGCTGACCGACGCCGTGCGCGCCAAGGGCCGGCTCACCGTCATCCCCATGCGCGGCTGGACGCGCAACATGCGCTGGCCCGACACCGAGTTGAAATGGGTGCCGACCTCGCCGAACATCCCCAGCTTCGAGGCGGCCGTCGGCTACGCCATGGTCGGACTCGGCACGCAGCACAGCCCGTGGGAATGGGGCATCGGGCGGGAATATCACTTCCGCGGCATCAGTTACCCCAAGAAGACCCCCGATGAGATCATCAAGGCCATGGACGCATACAAGATCCCCGGCCTCGCCTTCGTGAAGCGCCCGGGCACGGACCGCGACGGCAAGCCGATCACCGGCGTCTACGTCGAGGTCACCGACTGGGACGCGTGGCATCCCACCGAGCTCTCCTTCTACATGCACAAGCAGGCCGCGAAATGGTCGCGGCTCAACCCCTTCGCCGCGCTCACGACGAACGAGCAACGCAGCTTCAGGATCCACGTCGGCTCAACCGCGTGGCTCAGCTCGCTGCAGCGCGAGGGATCGAAGGTGGATGTGCCGCTGTTCCTGAAGAACTGGGCCGAGCGCGCGGCGATCTACCAGGAGCAGACGAAGAAATTCTGGCTCTACCCGTGGGGCGATCCGGCTCCCGCCGCCGCGCCCGGGAAAAAATAA
- a CDS encoding glycerate kinase — MRVLIAFDKFKDALTAPQACAAAAGALRAKHPDWELDLCPLTDGGEGFVEILTQQPGEPLAVSGPRGISVTAPVGFVSSQVLPAAARERLGVNGTVAVVGMAAASGLALLAPEQRNPWHTTSVGTGQLLAAAAARKPAAILLGIGGSATNDLGFGALATLGLRFIDAFGQVVDPPVPARWHQIVRIEGRVALPPVFIACDVTNPLLGPKGATVTFGPQKGLPPTDVLELETRARRMAELLCDHCERPRTFMTAPGAGAAGGISFGLMVACGAKLIPGFDLVSDWLGLTTRINAADIIITGEGRFDATSLDGKGPGALVARARRVGKVAHVFAGSLGVEADRAHHAITPPGLPLADALPRTAELLAAAVGHTL; from the coding sequence ATGCGCGTCCTCATCGCCTTCGACAAATTCAAGGACGCCCTGACCGCACCGCAGGCCTGCGCGGCCGCGGCCGGCGCGTTGCGCGCGAAGCATCCCGACTGGGAGCTCGACCTCTGCCCGCTCACCGACGGCGGCGAGGGATTCGTGGAGATCCTGACGCAGCAGCCCGGCGAACCTCTGGCCGTCTCCGGCCCGCGCGGGATTAGCGTGACGGCCCCCGTCGGTTTCGTGTCGAGTCAGGTCCTGCCCGCGGCCGCACGCGAGCGACTCGGCGTCAACGGCACCGTCGCGGTCGTCGGCATGGCCGCGGCCAGCGGCTTGGCGCTGCTGGCGCCGGAACAGCGCAATCCGTGGCACACCACGTCTGTCGGCACCGGCCAGTTGCTGGCCGCAGCAGCGGCCAGGAAGCCCGCGGCCATCCTCCTCGGCATCGGCGGCAGCGCGACCAACGACCTTGGCTTCGGGGCGCTCGCGACCTTGGGTCTCCGCTTCATCGATGCCTTCGGACAGGTCGTCGATCCGCCGGTGCCCGCCCGCTGGCACCAGATCGTGCGGATCGAGGGCCGGGTCGCCCTGCCGCCCGTGTTCATCGCCTGCGATGTGACCAACCCCCTGCTCGGCCCGAAGGGCGCCACCGTGACCTTCGGCCCGCAAAAGGGCCTGCCCCCCACCGACGTGCTGGAGCTCGAGACGCGCGCCCGGCGCATGGCCGAGCTGCTGTGCGACCATTGTGAGCGGCCGCGCACTTTCATGACCGCACCCGGCGCCGGTGCGGCCGGCGGCATTTCCTTCGGCCTCATGGTCGCTTGCGGGGCGAAACTGATCCCGGGCTTCGACCTGGTGTCCGACTGGCTCGGTCTGACAACCCGGATCAACGCCGCCGACATCATCATCACCGGCGAAGGCCGGTTCGACGCCACCTCACTCGACGGCAAGGGCCCCGGTGCACTCGTCGCCCGGGCCCGGCGCGTGGGCAAGGTGGCCCACGTCTTCGCCGGCAGCCTCGGCGTGGAGGCGGACCGGGCGCACCACGCCATCACGCCGCCGGGCCTGCCGCTGGCCGACGCGCTGCCGCGCACCGCGGAGTTGCTGGCCGCGGCGGTGGGCCACACCCTGTGA
- a CDS encoding SAM-dependent methyltransferase, with product MLSLCQHGYEALLERELTGAGLAVTEKGPGWALCAGGANPPDEPQATGAGSSGRLALPSLAFPHLTLLAPREFKGESVNALAAQLADFFLESLRGERIEAAWPCVFQTVPEVVGLGRRASGVEKAFDELLRKKLARIAKLAVPELPRGAGEARGLFVFFADFGRVFAAREAWLGGQRRMADDDAAPSRSYLKVEEAYIVLGREPAADETVVDLGAAPGGWSYSAAKRGARVIAVDNGPLKGGALNHPLIEHRLEDAFKFAPPPGVTCDWLFCDLVEEPHHVMQNIAGPWLAHRWCRRFVINLKFGHVDSLALLQEIAAPESPFAKHAANLRIRHLYHDREEFTVVGEINP from the coding sequence ATGCTCTCCCTTTGTCAGCACGGTTACGAAGCCCTCCTCGAGCGCGAACTCACGGGGGCCGGCCTGGCCGTGACGGAGAAGGGCCCGGGCTGGGCGCTTTGTGCGGGTGGGGCGAATCCTCCGGATGAGCCGCAGGCCACGGGCGCCGGCTCGTCGGGACGACTCGCCCTACCTTCATTGGCGTTTCCCCATCTTACCCTCCTCGCGCCGCGCGAGTTCAAGGGCGAGTCGGTCAACGCGCTCGCGGCGCAGCTGGCGGACTTTTTCCTCGAGAGCCTGCGCGGCGAGCGCATCGAAGCGGCGTGGCCGTGCGTTTTTCAAACCGTGCCGGAAGTGGTCGGCCTGGGCCGGCGGGCGAGCGGCGTCGAGAAGGCCTTCGACGAGTTGTTGCGCAAGAAACTCGCGCGCATCGCCAAGCTCGCCGTGCCGGAACTGCCGCGCGGGGCAGGTGAGGCGCGCGGGCTGTTCGTTTTTTTCGCCGACTTCGGCCGGGTGTTTGCGGCGCGCGAGGCCTGGCTCGGCGGCCAGCGGCGCATGGCGGACGACGACGCGGCGCCGTCGCGCTCCTATTTGAAGGTCGAGGAGGCCTACATCGTCCTCGGCCGCGAGCCGGCGGCGGATGAGACGGTCGTGGACCTGGGGGCGGCGCCCGGCGGCTGGAGCTACAGCGCGGCGAAGCGCGGCGCGCGCGTGATCGCCGTGGACAACGGCCCGCTCAAGGGCGGCGCGCTCAATCATCCGTTGATCGAGCACCGGCTGGAAGACGCCTTCAAGTTCGCGCCGCCGCCGGGTGTGACCTGCGACTGGCTGTTCTGCGACCTGGTCGAGGAACCGCACCACGTGATGCAGAACATCGCCGGGCCGTGGCTGGCCCACCGCTGGTGCCGGCGGTTCGTGATCAACCTGAAGTTCGGCCACGTGGATTCGCTGGCCCTGCTCCAGGAAATCGCGGCGCCGGAGTCGCCCTTTGCGAAGCACGCCGCCAATCTCCGCATCCGCCACTTGTATCACGACCGCGAGGAGTTCACCGTGGTCGGCGAGATCAACCCATGA